The Medicago truncatula cultivar Jemalong A17 chromosome 4, MtrunA17r5.0-ANR, whole genome shotgun sequence genome includes a region encoding these proteins:
- the LOC11406472 gene encoding very-long-chain (3R)-3-hydroxyacyl-CoA dehydratase 2: MSLKISTLYLLAYNSFQAIGWFVSLINILYNLLSTSSITGTYASAGTLISFLQCAAFLEVIHGAIGLVPSGALLPLMQWGGRTHFVLAIVNGIHEVQELPPVFITFLAWSIGEIIRYSHYAFSCLGNCPSWITYIRYTAFIVIYPVGVFPGELWLMYQSLPIIKEKNIYADSFSSLPFSYYDFLKVVIVVYPFLWFKLYLHLFKQRRSKLYKRRDKKRA, encoded by the exons ATGTCTCTCAAAATATCAACACTTTATCTCCTTGCTTACAACTCTTTTCAAGCAATTGGATGGTTTGTTTCGTTAATCAACATTTTGTACAATCTTCTCTCCACTTCCTCCATCACTGGAACTTATGCTTCTGCTGGCACCTTAATTA GTTTTCTGCAATGTGCTGCATTCTTGGAAGTTATACACGGTGCCATTG GACTAGTGCCAAGCGGAGCGTTGCTTCCTTTGATGCAATGGGGAGGAAGGACTCACTTTGTCCTTGCCATTGTTAATGGAATTCATGAG GTCCAGGAGTTACCTCCCGTTTTTATCACTTTTCTTGCGTGGAGCATAGGCGAg ATCATTAGATATTCACATTATGCTTTCAGTTGCTTGGGAAACTGTCCTTCTTGGATCACCTATATCAG GTACACCGCGTTTATTGTGATTTATCCTGTGGGAGTGTTTCCTGGAGAAC TATGGTTGATGTACCAGTCGCTTCCAATTATAAAGGAGAAGAATATCTATGCTGATTCCTTTTCAAGCCTCCCATTTAGTTATTATGATTTCCTTAAG GTCGTAATCGTAGTTTATCCATTCCTTTGGTTCAAACTATACTTGCATCTGTTCAAGCAGCGGCGTTCAAAACTTTATAAACGCCGTGACAAGAAAAGAGCATAA